A single Cellulomonas sp. SLBN-39 DNA region contains:
- a CDS encoding MFS transporter: MSPDAPAARPGGTTAPPRPRDVASWASWDWGSAAFNAVVTTFVFTVWLTSEAFVAPGEDPVTAVARHTAWLGWGMTAAGVVVAVLAPALGALADTPGRRRRQLAVATAVVVSLTAAMALVDPGTPDPGRQVLLGIGLLALGTVAFEIASVAYNAQLLEVSTPGTVGRVSGLGWGAGYLGGIVLLLAVYTGLIAPEVGWFGVTSEDGADIRATVLLAAAWTAVFSLPALLRRPRSTLVAPPELAAADLAAAPTRRTLLEAYRQVGRDVRALWRTRRATVWFLAASAVYRDGLAGVFTFGAVLAQGTFGFDAAQVLVFAVAANVVAGVSTLVAGWFDDRAGPRRVVLVSLVVLVVAGTALLVLHDRGQTAFWVCGLLLTAGVGPAQSSSRTLLARLAPPAREAELFGLYATSGRAASFLAPAAFSVAVTLGGAQHWGVLGIVAVLATGLGLLLAVRLPASAAGGAAARGAVPAGTASAGPVSPGGTTQP; the protein is encoded by the coding sequence GTGAGCCCCGACGCGCCCGCCGCCCGCCCCGGTGGCACGACCGCCCCGCCCCGCCCCCGCGACGTGGCCTCCTGGGCCTCCTGGGACTGGGGCTCGGCCGCGTTCAACGCGGTCGTCACCACCTTCGTGTTCACCGTGTGGCTCACCTCCGAGGCCTTCGTCGCCCCGGGCGAGGACCCCGTGACCGCCGTCGCACGGCACACGGCGTGGCTCGGCTGGGGCATGACCGCCGCCGGCGTCGTCGTGGCCGTGCTCGCCCCCGCCCTCGGCGCGCTCGCCGACACCCCCGGACGCCGGCGCCGCCAGCTCGCGGTGGCCACCGCGGTCGTCGTCTCCCTCACCGCGGCCATGGCGCTCGTCGACCCGGGCACGCCCGACCCCGGCCGGCAGGTGCTGCTCGGCATCGGGCTGCTCGCCCTGGGCACCGTGGCGTTCGAGATCGCGTCCGTCGCGTACAACGCCCAGCTCCTGGAGGTCTCCACGCCCGGCACCGTCGGGCGCGTCTCCGGCCTCGGCTGGGGCGCGGGGTACCTCGGTGGGATCGTGCTCCTGCTCGCCGTCTACACCGGGCTCATCGCACCCGAGGTGGGCTGGTTCGGCGTCACCTCCGAGGACGGCGCCGACATCCGCGCGACCGTGCTGCTGGCCGCGGCGTGGACGGCCGTGTTCTCCCTGCCGGCGCTCCTGCGCCGACCGCGGTCGACCCTGGTCGCCCCGCCCGAGCTCGCCGCCGCCGACCTCGCCGCCGCCCCGACCCGCCGCACGCTCCTCGAGGCCTACCGCCAGGTCGGGCGCGACGTGCGGGCCCTGTGGCGCACCCGGCGCGCCACCGTGTGGTTCCTGGCCGCCAGCGCCGTCTACCGCGACGGTCTGGCCGGCGTCTTCACCTTCGGCGCCGTGCTGGCCCAGGGCACGTTCGGGTTCGACGCCGCCCAGGTGCTCGTGTTCGCCGTCGCCGCCAACGTCGTCGCCGGAGTCAGCACGCTCGTCGCCGGCTGGTTCGACGACCGGGCCGGTCCCCGCCGGGTCGTCCTCGTCTCGCTCGTCGTGCTCGTCGTCGCCGGGACGGCCCTGCTCGTGCTGCACGACCGCGGGCAGACCGCCTTCTGGGTCTGCGGCCTGCTGCTGACCGCCGGCGTCGGCCCGGCGCAGTCGTCGTCGCGCACCCTGCTCGCCCGGCTCGCCCCGCCCGCCCGCGAGGCCGAGCTGTTCGGCCTCTACGCCACGAGCGGGCGCGCGGCCAGCTTCCTCGCCCCCGCCGCGTTCTCCGTGGCCGTGACTCTCGGCGGCGCCCAGCACTGGGGCGTCCTCGGCATCGTCGCGGTCCTGGCCACCGGCCTCGGGCTGCTGCTGGCGGTGCGCCTGCCCGCGAGCGCCGCCGGCGGAGCCGCGGCCCGGGGTGCCGTGCCCGCGGGAACCGCCTCCGCAGGGCCCGTCTCCCCCGGCGGGACCACGCAGCCGTGA
- a CDS encoding serine aminopeptidase domain-containing protein encodes MTAWTPDVLPGFVQRTLPAPPAPPAPTHRTVPTAPDPVVTLVRPAVAPDRVHGTLVHLHGYNDYFFQVHLADAAHGAGWDLLAVDARRAGRSLRPGDVPHLQHDLREQASDLALAVAHARAERPGLPVVVHAHSTGGLVAALWTHAARAGGGPDALVLDSPWLDGGTPLPRPLGDALVARLGRVRPELVLAQGPSHYAAAQHVDAGGRWAFDTTLKRPEGVPVRAAWLRAVLAGQRRVAVGLQIACDVHVLHSARSGPDRPGHPDLDRTDTVLDVRAIARRAPGLGERVHVHAVEGGVHDLLLSARGPREEYLAHVVEVLDRAAVRDGVVRG; translated from the coding sequence GTGACGGCCTGGACCCCGGACGTGCTGCCCGGCTTCGTGCAGCGCACCCTGCCCGCCCCGCCCGCCCCGCCGGCGCCGACGCACCGGACGGTGCCCACCGCACCCGACCCGGTGGTGACGCTGGTGCGCCCGGCCGTCGCGCCGGACCGCGTGCACGGGACCCTGGTGCACCTGCACGGCTACAACGACTACTTCTTCCAGGTGCACCTCGCCGACGCCGCGCACGGGGCCGGGTGGGACCTGCTGGCCGTCGACGCGCGCCGCGCGGGGCGGTCGCTGCGCCCCGGGGACGTGCCGCACCTGCAGCACGACCTGCGCGAGCAGGCGTCCGACCTGGCGCTGGCCGTCGCGCACGCACGGGCCGAGCGCCCGGGGCTGCCCGTGGTGGTGCACGCGCACTCCACGGGTGGCCTGGTCGCGGCCCTGTGGACGCACGCCGCCCGCGCGGGCGGAGGACCGGACGCGCTCGTGCTGGACAGCCCGTGGCTCGACGGGGGCACGCCGCTGCCGCGCCCCCTGGGGGACGCGCTCGTCGCCCGGCTCGGACGCGTCCGGCCGGAGCTGGTCCTCGCGCAGGGGCCGTCGCACTACGCGGCGGCCCAGCACGTGGACGCGGGCGGGCGGTGGGCGTTCGACACCACGCTCAAGCGCCCCGAGGGGGTACCCGTGCGGGCCGCGTGGCTGCGGGCCGTCCTCGCCGGGCAGCGTCGCGTGGCGGTCGGCCTGCAGATCGCGTGCGACGTCCACGTGCTGCACTCCGCCCGGTCGGGCCCGGACCGACCGGGCCACCCGGACCTGGACCGCACCGACACCGTGCTCGACGTGCGGGCCATCGCCCGGCGCGCCCCCGGGCTGGGCGAGCGCGTGCACGTGCACGCGGTCGAGGGCGGCGTGCACGACCTGCTGCTGTCGGCGCGGGGGCCGCGCGAGGAGTACCTGGCGCACGTCGTCGAGGTGCTAGACCGGGCGGCCGTGCGCGACGGGGTCGTCCGCGGCTGA